From Nitrospirota bacterium, a single genomic window includes:
- a CDS encoding HAMP domain-containing protein, which translates to MFNLNSLKFKIAIITFLLISIIMTATTWRDIKLTEDKLLNSQKEKTVLLSDRIAHGIMVLMLKSRWKDLQTMMESLVKDSEELKEIRIFLPDDGTIVVSSNPADIGRKVYDEDFEKYREGNHFEPFMIKKDDMVYASKLTIIKNNLACHKCHGAEKDVLGVMDVELSLSKVHSDIKDFEREHFTDAFIGFLLIMGTFLFIIAILIDRPFNRMVRTIKQIEKGDLSARMNIKSKDEIGLLATSFDNMVEALESARHELEQTHEQQMERAAKLATIGEVVAGIAHEIKNPLTGISCAVQLLQADLSEDSSQKVVTDKILSQVKRLDRTVKDLLSYAKPKAAHFLPYNINEVIDRAVFLVYPEAKSLNVKINTEIEEGLPDIIMDPDQMQQVSLNLMINSLQAMPEGGELTIKAYQLDYDKLEDPLKKELSRGSKLVVSFEDTGKGISSEDMEYIFEPFFTRKSKGSGLGLSITRKIIREHGGVLTCESKLGKGSLFTIYLPISKQ; encoded by the coding sequence ATGTTTAATCTTAACAGCCTTAAATTTAAGATTGCCATCATCACCTTTCTTCTTATCTCCATTATTATGACTGCTACCACCTGGAGAGATATCAAGCTGACTGAGGATAAACTTCTGAACTCCCAGAAGGAGAAGACGGTACTTCTTTCTGACAGAATAGCACACGGCATAATGGTGCTTATGTTAAAGAGCAGGTGGAAAGATCTTCAGACAATGATGGAAAGCCTTGTCAAGGATAGTGAAGAGCTTAAAGAAATTCGAATATTTCTTCCTGATGACGGCACCATAGTGGTCTCATCCAATCCTGCTGATATAGGGAGAAAGGTATACGATGAAGACTTTGAAAAATACCGTGAGGGGAATCATTTTGAGCCCTTTATGATCAAGAAAGATGATATGGTCTATGCTTCCAAGCTGACAATAATTAAAAACAATTTAGCATGCCACAAATGCCACGGGGCTGAAAAAGATGTGCTCGGCGTCATGGATGTTGAATTATCCCTGTCAAAGGTACATTCAGATATTAAAGATTTTGAAAGGGAGCATTTTACAGATGCCTTTATAGGTTTCTTACTCATTATGGGAACCTTTTTATTTATAATAGCCATCCTGATCGACAGGCCCTTTAACCGTATGGTGCGTACTATAAAACAGATAGAGAAGGGCGACCTTTCAGCCAGAATGAATATAAAGAGTAAAGATGAGATCGGGCTTCTGGCAACGAGCTTTGATAATATGGTTGAAGCGCTTGAATCTGCCAGACATGAGCTTGAGCAGACGCATGAGCAGCAGATGGAGAGGGCTGCCAAGCTTGCAACCATCGGGGAGGTAGTTGCAGGGATAGCTCATGAGATAAAGAACCCCCTAACAGGCATCAGCTGTGCGGTGCAGCTTTTGCAGGCTGACCTGAGTGAGGACAGCAGCCAGAAGGTTGTAACAGACAAGATATTAAGCCAGGTCAAGAGGCTTGACAGAACAGTGAAGGATCTGCTGAGCTATGCGAAGCCTAAGGCAGCCCACTTCCTGCCTTATAATATCAATGAAGTTATTGACCGGGCGGTCTTTCTTGTTTATCCTGAGGCTAAAAGCCTTAATGTGAAAATCAATACTGAGATCGAAGAAGGATTGCCTGATATTATCATGGATCCTGACCAGATGCAGCAGGTATCGCTGAACCTGATGATCAATTCACTTCAGGCGATGCCCGAAGGAGGGGAACTAACTATAAAGGCATATCAATTGGATTATGATAAACTTGAGGATCCTTTAAAGAAGGAGTTAAGCAGAGGCAGTAAGCTGGTTGTCAGTTTTGAGGATACAGGAAAAGGCATATCCTCTGAAGATATGGAATATATTTTTGAGCCGTTCTTCACCAGAAAATCAAAGGGTTCCGGCCTTGGTTTGTCCATTACCCGGAAGATCATCCGCGAGCATGGCGGGGTGCTCACCTGTGAGAGTAAACTTGGCAAGGGTTCTCTTTTTACGATATACTTGCCGATATCGAAGCAATAG
- a CDS encoding tetratricopeptide repeat protein translates to MNVRKTIKIFRLTLIALFLFPAFVIAEYSEKPDAGTFFKLGLNLAEKMQYSEAIDSFRQAVKLKPEYAEAYFHMGNSYYKIHRYSEAMDSYKMAVQIAPNYEEAYISLGVVSSMLRKYDLAIDALKKAVKVNSKSSAAYYNLGKIYMEINETSKAVEAYREAVRIDPDFASARYNLGVAYLELNKDSLNPAIEQYKALLNLDKKLAKDLDGLINKARE, encoded by the coding sequence ATGAATGTAAGGAAAACAATAAAAATATTTCGGTTAACTCTCATTGCCCTTTTTCTGTTCCCGGCATTTGTAATCGCGGAATATTCAGAGAAGCCTGATGCCGGGACCTTCTTTAAACTTGGGCTGAACCTTGCGGAAAAGATGCAATACTCGGAAGCGATCGATTCTTTCCGGCAAGCCGTTAAACTTAAGCCTGAATATGCTGAAGCATATTTTCATATGGGCAATTCCTATTACAAAATACACAGATATAGTGAAGCAATGGACTCATATAAGATGGCGGTTCAGATAGCCCCGAATTATGAAGAGGCGTATATTTCTCTCGGAGTCGTCTCTTCAATGCTTCGTAAATATGATCTGGCTATAGATGCGCTTAAAAAGGCTGTAAAGGTAAATTCAAAGAGTTCAGCCGCATACTATAACCTCGGCAAAATATACATGGAAATTAATGAAACTTCAAAGGCTGTTGAGGCTTACCGGGAAGCTGTCAGGATCGATCCGGATTTTGCATCCGCCAGATATAATCTTGGTGTGGCTTATCTTGAGCTTAATAAAGATTCCTTAAATCCTGCAATTGAGCAATATAAGGCTTTGTTGAACCTTGATAAAAAACTTGCGAAGGATCTAGACGGCCTGATCAATAAGGCCAGGGAGTGA
- the fabG gene encoding 3-oxoacyl-[acyl-carrier-protein] reductase, which translates to MRLKGKNALVTGSAQGIGLAIALAMAKEGANICIADIKVDNTGDIVNDINKTGVRCVSTRLDVSGRESVTNAFETFINEFGSLDILVNNAGITRDSLALRMKEDDWDAVININLKGTFLCSKEAIKIMSKQRSGKIINISSVVAFTGNPGQINYSASKAGVIGLTKTIAKEYAGRGIRVNAIAPGFIQTAMTEALPEKVKEDMKNAIPLREFGTPEDVANACVFLASNESDYLTGQVIHVNGGMYM; encoded by the coding sequence ATGAGACTCAAAGGTAAAAACGCGCTTGTTACAGGCTCTGCCCAGGGCATCGGGTTGGCTATTGCACTTGCAATGGCAAAAGAGGGCGCTAACATCTGTATAGCTGATATTAAAGTTGATAACACCGGAGACATCGTTAACGATATAAACAAGACAGGTGTCAGATGTGTAAGTACAAGGCTTGATGTCTCCGGCCGGGAAAGTGTAACAAATGCCTTTGAGACATTCATCAATGAGTTCGGCAGCCTTGATATACTTGTAAATAATGCCGGCATCACGAGGGATTCACTTGCTTTGAGAATGAAGGAAGATGATTGGGACGCGGTAATAAATATCAACCTCAAAGGAACCTTTCTCTGCTCTAAAGAGGCGATCAAGATAATGTCAAAACAGCGGTCAGGTAAGATAATCAACATATCATCAGTCGTTGCATTTACAGGAAATCCTGGGCAGATAAACTACAGCGCTTCAAAAGCCGGGGTTATAGGCCTTACAAAGACGATCGCAAAAGAGTATGCAGGCCGCGGGATAAGGGTAAACGCCATCGCGCCAGGCTTTATTCAGACTGCCATGACCGAGGCCCTGCCGGAAAAAGTAAAGGAAGATATGAAGAACGCGATCCCGCTCAGAGAGTTCGGCACTCCTGAAGATGTTGCAAACGCGTGCGTATTCCTCGCATCTAACGAGTCTGACTATCTTACAGGCCAGGTGATCCATGTAAACGGCGGAATGTATATGTAG
- the acpP gene encoding acyl carrier protein, with translation MSVEEKVKEIISKQLGVDADKVTPESSFIDDLGADSLDTVELVMALEESFNIEIPDEDAEKIIKVQDAIKYINEKSE, from the coding sequence ATGTCAGTTGAAGAAAAAGTAAAAGAGATAATATCAAAACAGCTCGGTGTTGACGCGGATAAAGTAACTCCTGAATCATCATTTATCGATGACCTAGGGGCTGATTCTCTCGATACGGTTGAACTCGTAATGGCTCTTGAGGAATCTTTCAACATAGAGATCCCTGACGAAGATGCCGAGAAAATAATCAAGGTCCAGGACGCCATAAA
- a CDS encoding sigma-54-dependent Fis family transcriptional regulator → MHSVKILVIDDEELIRASIKKHLDKEGYEVLTAESGDEGLKTQKFQLPDIVLLDLHMPGISGMETLEAIKKFNKDTVVVIITAHGDIETAVTAIKLGAFDFVEKPFELSRVSIIIKKALENVDLKREVNFLRSEQHQKYNFDSIICESEIMSNMVALARKISESDANTVLIQGESGTGKTLIARVIHYHSPRASKPFVEVTCTALPETLVESELFGYEKGSFTDAKASKKGLFEMADGGTVYLDEVGDMKPSTQAKFLKVIEEKTFMRIGGLKETAVDVRIIATTNRNLKEEVKRGNFREDLYYRLNVIPLEFPALRERKEDIIPTAMYFINTLRKECRRNITGISKEAQELLLKYNWPGNIRELKNVVERVFILGTDGPMLPSHLPLEILNYGSGPSHTNEDSENKSQSGEFSFNLPGDGISIENIEKEFIIQALQVTRDNQTKAAKLLGLSRDALRYRMQKFKLIE, encoded by the coding sequence TTGCATAGTGTGAAGATTCTTGTAATTGATGATGAGGAGCTGATAAGGGCTTCAATCAAAAAGCACCTTGATAAAGAGGGCTATGAGGTGCTGACAGCAGAAAGCGGGGATGAGGGGCTTAAGACACAGAAGTTCCAGCTTCCTGATATTGTTCTGCTTGATCTCCATATGCCCGGCATCAGCGGCATGGAGACCCTTGAGGCGATCAAAAAATTCAACAAGGATACCGTTGTTGTCATTATTACTGCTCATGGTGATATAGAGACTGCTGTCACTGCAATAAAGCTCGGCGCGTTTGATTTCGTGGAAAAGCCTTTTGAACTGAGCAGGGTATCAATAATCATCAAAAAGGCATTGGAGAATGTTGACCTGAAGAGAGAGGTCAATTTTCTCAGGAGCGAGCAGCATCAAAAATATAATTTTGACAGCATTATCTGCGAATCCGAAATTATGTCTAACATGGTTGCCCTTGCAAGGAAAATTTCTGAAAGCGATGCAAATACTGTATTGATTCAGGGTGAGAGCGGCACAGGAAAGACTTTAATTGCCAGAGTAATTCATTATCATAGCCCGAGGGCCTCAAAGCCTTTTGTTGAAGTAACCTGCACAGCGTTGCCCGAGACGCTTGTTGAGAGCGAGCTGTTTGGTTACGAAAAAGGCTCATTCACCGATGCCAAGGCGTCAAAGAAAGGCCTATTCGAAATGGCTGATGGCGGCACCGTATACCTTGACGAAGTCGGCGACATGAAGCCGTCGACACAGGCAAAGTTCCTAAAGGTGATAGAGGAAAAAACCTTCATGAGGATAGGCGGGCTCAAAGAGACAGCAGTGGATGTCAGGATCATAGCTACTACGAACAGAAACCTGAAGGAAGAGGTCAAGAGAGGCAATTTCAGGGAAGATCTTTATTACAGGCTTAATGTTATACCGTTGGAGTTTCCCGCTTTAAGGGAGAGGAAAGAAGATATTATACCCACGGCAATGTATTTTATTAATACGCTGAGAAAAGAGTGCAGGAGGAATATCACAGGTATATCAAAAGAGGCACAGGAGCTTTTATTGAAATATAACTGGCCCGGAAACATCAGAGAACTCAAGAATGTTGTTGAGAGGGTCTTTATACTTGGAACAGACGGGCCGATGCTTCCCAGCCACCTTCCTCTTGAGATATTGAATTATGGAAGCGGGCCAAGCCATACAAATGAGGATTCTGAGAATAAATCACAATCAGGCGAGTTCAGCTTTAATCTGCCGGGTGACGGGATATCAATTGAAAATATTGAGAAAGAATTCATTATTCAGGCGCTTCAGGTTACGAGGGACAACCAGACAAAGGCTGCGAAACTCCTTGGCCTTTCCAGGGATGCCCTAAGGTATAGGATGCAGAAGTTCAAACTGATAGAATAA